In one window of Niallia sp. Man26 DNA:
- a CDS encoding PTS system mannose/fructose/sorbose family transporter subunit IID — MEKELRLSKRDRISVWWRSTFLQGSWNYERMQNGGWAFSMIPAIKKLYKTKEDRADALKRHLEFFNTHPYVASPIIGVTLALEEERANGAPVEDTAIQGVKVGMMGPLAGIGDPVFWFTIKPILGALAASLALTGNILGPIIYFFAWNIIRMAFTWYTQEFGYKAGSKITDDLSGGILQSITKGASILGMFILGALVNRWVSVQFTPTVSSVELDEGAYIDWDNLPAGAEGIKTALEQQAAGLSLDPVKVTTLQANLDSLIPGLAGLLLTLLCMWLLKKKVSPIVMILGLFAVGIVFHLIHLM, encoded by the coding sequence ATGGAAAAAGAATTGAGATTATCAAAAAGAGATCGTATTTCTGTTTGGTGGCGTTCCACTTTCCTTCAAGGTTCTTGGAACTACGAACGTATGCAAAACGGCGGTTGGGCATTTTCAATGATTCCTGCCATCAAAAAATTATATAAAACAAAAGAAGATCGTGCAGATGCACTAAAACGTCACTTAGAATTCTTTAATACACACCCATATGTTGCTTCACCTATCATTGGTGTAACACTAGCACTTGAAGAAGAACGTGCTAACGGTGCACCTGTTGAAGATACAGCCATTCAAGGTGTTAAAGTCGGAATGATGGGACCTTTAGCAGGTATAGGAGATCCAGTTTTCTGGTTTACCATTAAACCAATCCTTGGTGCATTAGCAGCGTCCCTGGCATTGACTGGCAACATCCTTGGTCCAATTATTTACTTCTTTGCATGGAATATCATTCGAATGGCATTCACATGGTATACACAAGAATTTGGCTACAAAGCTGGTTCCAAAATTACAGACGACTTATCTGGTGGAATACTTCAAAGTATTACAAAAGGTGCCTCTATACTCGGGATGTTCATCCTCGGAGCGTTAGTTAACAGGTGGGTATCCGTCCAATTCACACCAACAGTATCATCTGTTGAATTAGACGAAGGTGCTTATATCGACTGGGATAACTTGCCTGCTGGAGCAGAAGGAATTAAAACCGCGCTGGAGCAGCAAGCAGCTGGTCTCTCCTTAGATCCAGTTAAAGTAACAACTTTACAAGCCAACTTAGACAGCTTAATCCCTGGTTTAGCAGGATTGCTGTTAACACTTCTTTGCATGTGGCTGCTGAAGAAGAAAGTTTCTCCAATCGTTATGATTCTTGGATTGTTCGCAGTTGGTATCGTATTCCATTTAATTCACTTGATGTAA
- a CDS encoding PTS mannose/fructose/sorbose transporter subunit IIC, producing MDLNMIQIILVIIVAFLAGVEGILDEFHFHQPIIACTLIGLVTGELVPCLILGGTLQMIALGWANIGAAVAPDAALASVASAIILVLSGQGEAGVSSAIAIAVPLAVAGLLLTIIVRTIATALVHLMDAAAREGNIRKVEMWHIVAICMQGLRIAIPAVLILAIGAGPVRELLEAMPTWLTSGLAIGGGMVVAVGYAMVINMMATKEVWPFFAIGFVLATVSQITLIGLGAIGVALALIYLALSKQGGSGGGGNSNNGDPLGDIIDNY from the coding sequence ATGGATTTAAATATGATTCAAATAATATTAGTCATTATCGTAGCATTTTTAGCTGGTGTAGAAGGTATCTTGGATGAATTCCACTTCCACCAACCTATCATTGCTTGTACGTTAATCGGCTTAGTTACAGGAGAATTAGTACCATGTCTTATTTTAGGTGGTACCCTGCAAATGATCGCTTTAGGCTGGGCAAACATTGGAGCTGCAGTAGCACCTGATGCTGCGTTAGCATCTGTGGCATCCGCAATTATACTAGTTTTAAGTGGACAGGGCGAAGCTGGCGTGTCCTCTGCAATCGCGATTGCTGTTCCTCTTGCAGTTGCAGGTTTATTGCTAACAATCATCGTTCGTACAATTGCAACAGCATTAGTACATTTGATGGATGCAGCAGCTAGAGAAGGAAACATTAGAAAAGTGGAAATGTGGCATATCGTAGCTATCTGTATGCAGGGCTTACGTATTGCTATTCCTGCTGTATTGATTTTAGCTATCGGAGCAGGTCCTGTTAGAGAATTGCTAGAAGCGATGCCAACATGGTTGACAAGCGGCTTAGCAATCGGCGGGGGAATGGTTGTAGCAGTTGGTTATGCAATGGTTATTAACATGATGGCTACGAAAGAAGTATGGCCATTCTTCGCAATTGGTTTCGTATTAGCGACAGTTTCACAAATCACACTTATCGGTCTTGGAGCTATCGGTGTGGCTCTTGCACTTATCTACTTAGCACTTTCTAAGCAAGGCGGCTCAGGTGGCGGCGGAAATTCCAACAATGGAGATCCACTAGGCGATATTATCGATAATTACTAA
- a CDS encoding mannose/fructose/sorbose PTS transporter subunit IIA — protein MVGIIIASHGEFATGIMQSGAMIFGEQENVKAVTLMPSEGPGDVKAKMKEAIASFDNQDEVLFLVDLWGGTPFNQANSLIDEHKDKWAIVAGMNLPMLIEAYASRFSMNTAHEIAAHILGTAKEGVKVKPESLEPADTTAAAAAQKPVNAGAPGKFEYVLARIDSRLLHGQVATAWTKTTQPTRIIVVSDAVAKDELRKKLIQQAAPPGVRAHVVPIKKMIELAKDDQHFGGQRALLLFESPQDALRAVEGGVPLKTINVGSMAHSPGKVQPNKVLAFSQEDIHTFAKLKAAGLNFDVRKVPNDSKGNMDEILKKAQEELNKQK, from the coding sequence ATGGTAGGAATTATCATTGCTAGTCACGGTGAATTTGCCACTGGTATCATGCAATCTGGAGCAATGATCTTCGGAGAGCAAGAAAATGTAAAAGCAGTTACTTTGATGCCGAGCGAAGGACCTGGTGATGTCAAAGCAAAAATGAAAGAAGCAATCGCCTCTTTCGACAACCAAGACGAAGTATTATTCTTAGTCGATCTTTGGGGTGGAACTCCATTCAACCAAGCCAACAGCTTGATTGATGAACACAAAGACAAATGGGCAATCGTTGCTGGTATGAACTTACCGATGTTAATTGAAGCATATGCATCACGCTTCTCGATGAACACAGCCCATGAAATTGCTGCCCATATTTTAGGAACAGCAAAAGAAGGGGTTAAAGTAAAACCGGAAAGCTTAGAACCAGCAGACACAACTGCTGCAGCTGCTGCCCAAAAACCTGTAAATGCAGGTGCGCCTGGTAAATTTGAATATGTGTTAGCACGTATTGATTCTCGTTTGCTTCACGGCCAAGTAGCAACAGCATGGACAAAAACGACACAGCCTACGCGTATTATTGTGGTATCTGATGCAGTGGCAAAGGATGAGCTTCGAAAGAAATTGATTCAGCAGGCTGCTCCTCCAGGTGTTAGGGCACATGTTGTACCAATCAAAAAAATGATCGAGCTTGCCAAAGACGATCAACATTTCGGCGGTCAACGTGCATTACTTCTGTTTGAAAGCCCGCAAGATGCACTTAGAGCGGTTGAAGGCGGTGTTCCATTAAAGACAATTAACGTTGGTTCCATGGCACACTCACCTGGTAAGGTTCAACCGAATAAGGTTTTGGCCTTTAGCCAGGAAGATATCCATACTTTCGCTAAACTGAAAGCAGCGGGCCTAAACTTTGATGTACGGAAAGTTCCGAACGATTCAAAAGGCAATATGGATGAAATTCTTAAAAAGGCTCAAGAGGAATTAAATAAACAAAAATAA
- a CDS encoding DUF956 family protein, which produces MVQSINTKVDLVSDATSHMGISEYGKIMIGDKGFEFFNSRDARKFIQIPWDEVDFVTASVMFKGKWIPRYAVQTKLNGKYIFSSKEPKKVLRAIRNYVDPSHMVQSLSFFDVIKRGFKSKVKK; this is translated from the coding sequence ATGGTCCAATCAATTAATACAAAAGTCGATTTAGTTAGTGATGCAACCTCACATATGGGGATTTCAGAATATGGAAAAATCATGATTGGCGACAAGGGATTTGAATTCTTTAACAGTCGTGATGCTCGGAAGTTTATTCAAATACCTTGGGATGAAGTTGATTTTGTAACGGCATCAGTTATGTTCAAAGGGAAATGGATTCCTCGTTATGCTGTTCAAACGAAACTAAATGGGAAGTATATATTTTCTTCCAAAGAGCCTAAAAAAGTTTTGCGCGCCATTCGCAATTACGTAGATCCAAGCCATATGGTCCAATCTTTAAGTTTCTTTGATGTTATTAAACGGGGTTTTAAGAGTAAAGTAAAAAAATAG
- a CDS encoding DnaA N-terminal domain-containing protein, whose protein sequence is MDTLTMKDIYKTIDKQRIEMALQKEDFKGAFVLFKYSELSYEEFGVLVESFIDFDIEDLSTYLKLKEEMKTMKRNNSLSQEENQNEEYNAPANQEIWQKTLNDIKGKLSAPSFHTWLKDTTIEMKDSQYVRIFCPNTFARDWLEERYASLIASSLEKIMGIRPSLSFIVTN, encoded by the coding sequence ATGGATACTTTAACAATGAAGGATATATACAAAACAATTGATAAGCAGCGAATTGAGATGGCATTACAAAAGGAAGACTTTAAAGGGGCATTTGTGTTATTCAAGTATTCTGAACTATCTTATGAAGAGTTTGGAGTTTTAGTTGAATCATTTATCGATTTTGATATAGAGGACCTTAGTACTTATCTAAAGCTAAAAGAGGAAATGAAGACTATGAAAAGGAATAATAGTCTGTCGCAGGAAGAAAATCAGAACGAAGAATACAATGCCCCTGCTAATCAAGAAATTTGGCAAAAAACATTGAATGATATCAAAGGGAAATTATCTGCTCCCTCTTTTCATACATGGCTCAAAGACACAACGATTGAAATGAAAGATTCGCAATATGTTCGCATATTTTGTCCAAATACCTTCGCACGTGATTGGTTAGAAGAACGATATGCAAGCTTGATTGCCAGCTCTCTTGAAAAAATAATGGGGATAAGGCCGTCATTAAGCTTTATTGTTACTAATTAA
- a CDS encoding D-glycerate dehydrogenase, which produces MKQTVYITRKLPEDIINTLSLHFHVRMWEEENIPVPRDILLKEVEDIDALICLLTDKIDEEVIGRAPHLKIISNVAVGYNNIDIAAAVKRGIQVTNTPGVLTETTADLTFALLMATARGVTTASEALRNGKWGAWSLMEFTGQDIYSATLGIIGLGRIGEALVKRAKGFDMNVLYYNRSRKQDKEQELDIHYAELNDLLQKADYVCLMIPYSTEVHHLIGKEELSLMKPTAILINTARGGLVDEDALYQALKNRDIWAAGLDVFEIEPVPADHHLLSLNNVVTLPHIGSASYKTRMSMAQLAVENVVSVLGGGEALTPVQM; this is translated from the coding sequence TTGAAACAAACTGTATATATTACTAGAAAACTGCCAGAAGACATAATTAATACACTTTCCCTTCATTTTCATGTGAGAATGTGGGAAGAAGAGAATATCCCCGTGCCAAGGGATATTTTACTTAAGGAAGTAGAAGATATTGATGCTCTTATTTGTCTCTTAACAGATAAGATTGATGAAGAAGTCATCGGCAGAGCTCCACATCTAAAGATAATCAGCAATGTCGCAGTAGGCTACAATAATATCGATATAGCAGCAGCGGTAAAAAGGGGAATACAGGTTACGAACACACCTGGAGTGTTAACAGAAACAACTGCAGATTTAACATTTGCTTTGCTGATGGCGACAGCTAGAGGTGTGACAACTGCTTCTGAAGCTTTGCGTAACGGAAAGTGGGGCGCATGGTCTTTAATGGAATTTACCGGACAAGATATTTATAGTGCAACATTAGGGATTATCGGCTTAGGAAGAATTGGCGAAGCGCTTGTTAAAAGAGCAAAAGGCTTTGATATGAATGTGCTTTACTATAATCGTTCCCGAAAGCAAGACAAAGAACAGGAGCTTGATATTCACTATGCAGAATTAAACGATTTATTGCAGAAAGCCGATTATGTGTGTCTGATGATTCCATATAGTACTGAGGTGCATCATCTGATTGGCAAAGAGGAATTGTCCCTAATGAAGCCTACTGCCATTCTCATCAATACAGCGAGAGGCGGACTGGTCGATGAAGATGCTTTATATCAAGCTTTAAAGAATCGAGATATTTGGGCAGCTGGGTTAGACGTCTTTGAAATTGAACCAGTACCTGCTGATCACCACTTGTTATCTTTAAATAATGTGGTGACATTGCCTCATATTGGCAGTGCAAGCTACAAAACAAGAATGAGCATGGCTCAGCTTGCTGTCGAGAATGTTGTAAGCGTACTAGGTGGTGGTGAAGCCTTAACTCCTGTTCAAATGTAA
- a CDS encoding MFS transporter, whose amino-acid sequence MSLPESKVNPGLEGKRKSGYRWLVLSLIFVVYIVCYADRTNIGVVLPFIQQDFTLNNFQTGAISSFFFLGYAISQIPAGFLLGKKGTRGIVAIAVIAFSLVTFFLGMVSSAALLILLRLLLGLAEGPVPVSMSTTINHWFPAKEKATATGIYIASTQLAPIFVPIIATAIAMSFGWRYVFYWFAIPGFIIAIIWYLVVRTKPEDSPKVSKEELEYIRQEEVPTEAATENRSLGWLDKAIRYQKVAKISTSKEVFTSWNIWGNTLTYFLMNSVLYGMLTWVPMYLVNAKGYSFMKMGFVASTPAIGGLLGALLGGIISDKIFLKRRKPTMLITAIATALMMLVVMNIPDNAILVSLSLGLAGFFLNIGWPAFTAYPMGLTNRNTFPVAIATVNSGGNLGGFFSPMIVGAILDATGNYNIAFGFFAVMLVLGFFIITTLKEPALEG is encoded by the coding sequence ATGAGTTTACCTGAATCCAAGGTCAATCCAGGATTAGAAGGGAAGAGAAAGTCAGGATATCGTTGGTTAGTTCTTTCGCTTATTTTTGTGGTCTATATTGTTTGTTATGCTGATCGAACGAATATCGGTGTTGTGCTGCCATTTATTCAACAAGATTTTACGCTTAACAACTTTCAAACAGGGGCTATATCAAGTTTTTTCTTCCTAGGCTATGCCATTTCACAAATCCCGGCCGGTTTCCTACTCGGCAAAAAAGGAACTCGCGGAATAGTAGCTATTGCTGTTATTGCCTTTTCCTTAGTCACCTTTTTCCTTGGGATGGTTTCAAGTGCTGCACTTTTGATTTTACTTCGTTTACTGCTAGGTTTAGCAGAAGGTCCTGTTCCTGTCAGTATGTCAACCACCATTAACCACTGGTTTCCGGCAAAAGAAAAAGCTACCGCAACAGGAATTTATATTGCTTCTACACAGCTTGCCCCAATCTTTGTACCCATCATTGCTACAGCTATTGCCATGTCTTTCGGTTGGCGTTATGTTTTTTACTGGTTTGCTATCCCTGGATTTATAATTGCGATCATTTGGTATCTGGTTGTCAGAACAAAGCCTGAAGACAGTCCAAAGGTATCAAAAGAGGAGCTAGAATATATTCGCCAAGAAGAAGTGCCGACAGAGGCCGCAACGGAAAATAGATCACTAGGCTGGCTAGATAAAGCTATTCGTTACCAAAAAGTCGCTAAAATCAGCACATCTAAAGAAGTTTTTACGTCTTGGAATATTTGGGGTAATACATTAACTTATTTTTTAATGAACAGTGTATTATACGGCATGTTGACATGGGTACCTATGTATTTAGTCAACGCAAAAGGCTACTCCTTTATGAAAATGGGCTTTGTCGCGTCTACACCTGCAATCGGCGGTCTGTTAGGTGCTCTTTTAGGCGGAATTATTTCTGACAAAATATTCTTAAAAAGACGTAAGCCAACCATGTTAATTACAGCCATCGCTACCGCATTGATGATGCTTGTCGTGATGAATATTCCAGATAACGCCATTCTTGTTTCCCTTAGCTTAGGGCTGGCAGGCTTCTTCCTTAATATTGGCTGGCCCGCATTTACTGCTTATCCGATGGGGTTAACAAATAGAAATACATTTCCTGTCGCGATTGCAACAGTAAACAGCGGCGGAAACCTAGGCGGATTCTTTTCCCCAATGATTGTTGGCGCAATCCTTGATGCAACTGGAAATTATAATATCGCCTTTGGATTCTTTGCGGTCATGCTAGTGCTTGGCTTCTTCATTATTACCACTTTAAAGGAACCAGCACTAGAAGGATAA
- a CDS encoding FGGY family carbohydrate kinase translates to MSHIIGIDIGTSGIKVGAMNKKGELGFLEYEPYSLLYPAMGWIEIDLDDIWSKTKTLLLKVWQQVELENTGKVEAISLSTFCNSSVFLNAKGEPLYPGIMYLDQRSTQEAAWIKDQVSEKSLFDITKNRLEPGMYTLTTHLWFKNNNPELYARTYKWGNLSTFILHKLTGNFVMDWTQSSFSGMYDVKNYRWSPEIYEAVGINPKKLPEVVDPSSIVGEYVHPVIASVRIPVIAGAADTACSTAALGIGVNEMFESVGTSNVLTVCTDNPELLDKRFLNRCHVIKNHWLSHGAMTFPGAAIQWFYDQFLKPEGYTKAELEELCKQSAPGAGGVFFLPYMQGERAPIWDPNARGVFVGIHLNTTKADMFRAVLEGCSFGLKQINQIIESDYQLRVKSYQSIGGGAKNREWAQIKATVLNKSVHIKDISETGVLGTCMIAGTVIGYFDSLEEAVEKIHNNTISIIKPDLSKRVLYKQLNNVFHQIYPSLKTFFALSNQTLSKADNETEEDEEVII, encoded by the coding sequence ATGTCTCATATCATTGGCATAGATATTGGCACTAGCGGGATAAAAGTTGGTGCAATGAATAAAAAGGGAGAATTAGGGTTTCTTGAGTATGAGCCCTATTCTCTTCTTTACCCTGCCATGGGCTGGATTGAAATTGATCTTGATGATATTTGGAGTAAAACGAAAACATTGCTGTTAAAGGTGTGGCAGCAAGTTGAGCTTGAAAACACAGGCAAAGTAGAAGCAATCTCTCTGTCTACTTTTTGTAATAGCTCGGTGTTTTTAAATGCAAAGGGCGAGCCCCTTTATCCAGGCATTATGTATTTAGATCAAAGAAGCACACAAGAAGCAGCTTGGATCAAAGACCAAGTCAGTGAGAAATCTCTGTTTGACATTACTAAAAATCGATTAGAACCTGGAATGTATACGCTTACAACTCATTTATGGTTTAAAAACAATAATCCAGAATTATATGCGCGCACCTACAAATGGGGGAATCTTTCTACCTTTATTCTGCACAAGCTGACAGGCAATTTTGTGATGGATTGGACGCAAAGTTCCTTTAGCGGGATGTATGATGTCAAAAACTATCGTTGGTCTCCTGAAATATATGAGGCGGTTGGTATAAACCCTAAGAAGCTTCCTGAGGTTGTTGATCCAAGTTCTATCGTTGGGGAATATGTGCATCCAGTAATTGCGTCCGTCCGCATACCTGTGATTGCCGGTGCAGCAGATACAGCATGCTCCACTGCCGCCCTCGGAATCGGTGTCAATGAAATGTTCGAATCTGTCGGGACTTCTAATGTTTTAACTGTTTGTACAGATAATCCAGAGCTGTTAGATAAGCGATTTTTAAATAGATGCCATGTTATAAAGAACCATTGGTTGTCTCATGGAGCCATGACCTTTCCTGGTGCAGCTATACAATGGTTTTACGACCAATTTCTAAAGCCGGAAGGATACACGAAAGCTGAGTTAGAAGAATTGTGCAAACAATCAGCACCAGGAGCAGGCGGTGTCTTTTTTCTGCCTTATATGCAAGGAGAGCGAGCCCCGATTTGGGATCCTAATGCAAGAGGGGTCTTTGTCGGCATACATTTAAATACAACTAAAGCCGATATGTTTCGAGCTGTGTTAGAAGGCTGTTCTTTTGGTTTGAAACAAATTAATCAAATTATTGAATCAGACTATCAACTCCGCGTTAAAAGCTACCAATCTATCGGCGGCGGGGCAAAAAATCGGGAATGGGCCCAAATTAAAGCAACTGTACTAAACAAAAGCGTTCATATTAAAGATATTTCGGAGACAGGTGTATTAGGAACATGTATGATTGCTGGCACCGTAATAGGCTATTTTGATTCATTGGAGGAGGCGGTTGAAAAAATTCACAATAATACGATTTCCATAATAAAGCCAGACTTGAGTAAGCGAGTGCTTTATAAGCAGTTAAATAATGTGTTTCATCAAATTTACCCGTCTTTAAAAACATTTTTTGCATTAAGCAATCAAACACTTTCTAAAGCTGACAATGAGACAGAAGAGGATGAAGAGGTAATTATTTAG
- a CDS encoding 2-amino-3,7-dideoxy-D-threo-hept-6-ulosonate synthase has translation MSLLGKEVRMNRLLNQKSGKLLAVAVDQAMARGIFEELMPIQRKLDEIVAGEPDAITMHKGIADMCYRPHAGKTGFILKCSTFSPWQPNYDAWVTEVDEAVRLGADAVSMGCIVGGDDQPEQLRNLGIIAGQAAAHGLPMIAHIYPRGNQIPENEKNDWKNVAYAVRAGAELGVDIVKTKYTGNPETFAKVVASTPGKVVVAGGENGNNIDDYFQMVYDVIDAGGVGITFGRMVWNNPNPTAVVSAFRNIIHNKGTVKETIELYNELMNSPLSV, from the coding sequence ATGTCATTATTAGGTAAAGAAGTTCGTATGAATCGTCTATTAAATCAAAAGTCTGGAAAACTATTAGCTGTTGCAGTCGATCAAGCAATGGCACGGGGTATTTTTGAAGAGCTGATGCCAATTCAACGTAAATTAGATGAAATTGTAGCAGGTGAACCTGATGCCATTACGATGCATAAAGGCATTGCGGATATGTGTTACCGTCCTCATGCTGGCAAAACAGGCTTTATTTTGAAGTGCTCTACGTTCTCCCCTTGGCAGCCAAATTATGATGCATGGGTAACAGAAGTAGATGAAGCAGTGCGACTAGGCGCAGATGCAGTGTCGATGGGCTGTATTGTAGGCGGTGATGATCAGCCTGAACAATTACGCAATCTAGGTATCATTGCTGGTCAGGCTGCAGCTCACGGCTTGCCAATGATTGCACATATTTATCCAAGAGGAAACCAAATTCCTGAGAATGAAAAAAATGATTGGAAGAATGTAGCCTATGCAGTTCGTGCTGGCGCTGAGCTTGGTGTGGATATCGTGAAAACAAAGTATACCGGCAATCCAGAAACTTTCGCTAAAGTGGTTGCTTCTACTCCAGGAAAGGTAGTTGTCGCAGGCGGAGAAAATGGAAATAATATTGATGACTATTTCCAAATGGTTTACGATGTTATCGATGCGGGCGGGGTAGGTATCACGTTTGGCAGAATGGTATGGAATAATCCTAATCCAACAGCGGTTGTGTCAGCGTTTAGAAATATTATTCATAATAAAGGAACTGTTAAAGAAACAATAGAACTTTATAATGAGTTAATGAATTCTCCATTGAGTGTATAG